The following is a genomic window from Citrifermentans bemidjiense Bem.
CCCCTGGTTTTCTCTGATCGAGTAGTAGATCCAGAGACCGCTGCGACGGTCATTCACCCAGCCCGTTTTCCTCAGAATGGCGAGTTGGCGCGAGATGGTGGATTGCGGAAGCTTCAGCGTGGCGATGATGTCGCAGACGCAGAGTTCCCCCTCGGCAAGAAGCAGCGCCAGGATGCGCAGACGGGTCTCGTCGGACAGCGATTTGTAGAGCTGCAGGATGTCTTTCATGGGGGGACGGGACTATATTAGTTGGGCCGGATGTGTTCAATACATTTTTCTACGCTGGTCAGCCGGTCCGCGTTGTGTCTAGGCTTCAGGTGTCATTGCACTTCGAGCTTATAGCCGAAACCGCGCACGGTCTTGATCAGATCGCCAGCCGCCCCCATCTTGGTGCGCAAGCGTGTTATATGGGTATCGACGGTTCGGCTGTCGTCCACGAAGTTGTAGCCCCACACATCCCGCAACAAAACGTCACGGCTTTGCACCCTTCCCAGTCTCTGCGCCAGAACATGCAGCAGCTTGAATTCGGTGCTGGTGAAGAAGATCTCCTCTCCGTTCACCATGACTTGATGACGGTCGGTATCAATGGTGATGGGGCCCAACTCGATCATCGTGCTGGAGACGGTCTCGGTATTGCTGCGTCTGAGTACGGCTTTCACGCGCAGGTTCAATTCCCTGCTCGAGAACGGCTTGACAACGTAGTCGTCCGCTCCGACCTCGAATCCCACCACCTTATCGATCTCCTCCCCTTTGGCAGTGAGCATGATCACCGGGATGCCAGCGGTTCTTTCCGATTTCTTGAGGTTCTTGCAAACTTCCGTGCCCAGCATGCCGGGGAGCATGAGGTCGAGGATGATGAGGTCTGGATGGCAGTGACCGGCGTTTGCCAATCCTTCAATGCCGTCGGCCGCTATTATTGTCTTGTACCCCTCTCTCTCCAGGTTAAAGGCAAGAAGCTCCGCTAGGTCCCTCTCGTCTTCGATGATCAATATGGTCTCCATGCCACTCCCTCTGGTACCGTTTGTACCTTTCATACACATCTTTTGTGTAGAACCTGTTACAGAATGGTTAAATCTCTGCGCGGCTCAAAACTGCTCGTCCCCTGCTGGAAACTAAATAGGAGCGGTAACGAAAATGCCACGGCGATTGCCGTGGCATTTTCATCTTTCGATTACTGCGGTACAGCGATGCTCCTGATGGTTTTTTCCACCTGGGCGGACCAGGTGTCGGGGAGCGGGGTGTAGTGCAGCGTGGAAGTCATCTTCTCGGCCTTTTTCAGCTGCCAGGTAAGGAACTCGACCAGCTTCCTCCCCTTGACCGGGTCCTGCTGGTCACGGTACACCAGCAGCCAGGTGAGCCCGACGATAGGGTAGGCGTCCTTGCCCGGCTGGTTCACCAGGGACAGGCGGTAGTCCAATTCCACATCCTTTTTCATCTTGTGATTTTTCATTCCCTGAACGGCCGCGGCTCTCGTGGAGAGCATGGTCGGCCTGACGAACTTACCGGCCCGGTTCTTCAGCGCCGCCGCATTCAGCTCGTTCTCCAGCGCGTAGGCGATCTCCACGTAGCCGATGCTGTAGGGAACCTCCTTTATCTTCTTCACCACCGCACTGCTCCCCTTCGCCCCGATTCCCGCAGGCCAGGCCACGGTCGTTCCCTTGCCGATCCCGCTTGACCAGGATGGGTCCACCGAGCTCAGGTAGTCGGTAAAGATGCTAGTGGTGCCGCTGGCGTCTGAGCGGTGCACGGCGACGATATCCTCAGCGGGGAGCTTGAGCTTGGCGTTCTCCCTGGCGATGAGCGGGTCGTTCCATTTGGTGACCTTCCCGAGGTAGATCCCGGCAAGCGCCTGCGGCGTGAGTTTCAGGTCGGAACCGATTCCGGGGATATTGTAGGTGACGGCGACGGCGCCCATCACGGTAGGGATGTGCAGCAGCTTGCCGGGCGCTTTATTCAGTTCTTCGTCGGAGAGAAACTTGTCGGATGCGCCGAAGTCGACCTCGCGGGCCAGGATCCTCCTGATACCCTCGCCGCTCCCCTGCGCGTCGTAGCGGAAGGTCACGCCGGGATCTTCTGCCTGATAGTCCCTGAACCACTTGCTGTAGAGGGGATGGGGGAAAGTGGCGCCGGCCCCGGTGAGCGCAGTTTCAGCGTAGGCCGAACCGGA
Proteins encoded in this region:
- the pstS gene encoding phosphate ABC transporter substrate-binding protein PstS, which gives rise to MWNRLVKNILALALAISAASGSAYAETALTGAGATFPHPLYSKWFRDYQAEDPGVTFRYDAQGSGEGIRRILAREVDFGASDKFLSDEELNKAPGKLLHIPTVMGAVAVTYNIPGIGSDLKLTPQALAGIYLGKVTKWNDPLIARENAKLKLPAEDIVAVHRSDASGTTSIFTDYLSSVDPSWSSGIGKGTTVAWPAGIGAKGSSAVVKKIKEVPYSIGYVEIAYALENELNAAALKNRAGKFVRPTMLSTRAAAVQGMKNHKMKKDVELDYRLSLVNQPGKDAYPIVGLTWLLVYRDQQDPVKGRKLVEFLTWQLKKAEKMTSTLHYTPLPDTWSAQVEKTIRSIAVPQ
- a CDS encoding ArsR/SmtB family transcription factor — protein: MKDILQLYKSLSDETRLRILALLLAEGELCVCDIIATLKLPQSTISRQLAILRKTGWVNDRRSGLWIYYSIRENQGRQQELISTLKQQLLGTKASVADREVLARFGRGEGSEEEVLPHYRRVRDEIKAWIMETFGGNK
- a CDS encoding response regulator; translated protein: METILIIEDERDLAELLAFNLEREGYKTIIAADGIEGLANAGHCHPDLIILDLMLPGMLGTEVCKNLKKSERTAGIPVIMLTAKGEEIDKVVGFEVGADDYVVKPFSSRELNLRVKAVLRRSNTETVSSTMIELGPITIDTDRHQVMVNGEEIFFTSTEFKLLHVLAQRLGRVQSRDVLLRDVWGYNFVDDSRTVDTHITRLRTKMGAAGDLIKTVRGFGYKLEVQ